From the genome of Papaver somniferum cultivar HN1 chromosome 2, ASM357369v1, whole genome shotgun sequence, one region includes:
- the LOC113348209 gene encoding protein MODIFIED TRANSPORT TO THE VACUOLE 1-like: MDTSRRAVESYWRSRMIDAATSDEDKVAPVYKLEEICELLRSSHVSIVKEVSDFILKRLDHKSPIVKQKALRLIKYGVGKSGVEFRREMQRHSVAVRQLLHYKGQPDPLKGDALNKSVRETAQEAISAIFAGEESKPAPSEDLNRRIEGFGNTNYEISSSSSSSSDDRKSFFSEVVGIGSASIKQGLSQIAAAHSLKKNDNGSYRSPNLRRSLTTERDHDRYRSAESQNESRSSLNPAISTNSAAGTWGQETRVNMSETANGVSGSGYSGSKTREERLLETIVTSGGVRLQPTRDALQVFLAEALKLDAVALSHALESKLQSHLWQVRMKAVCVLESIIRKKDDEHFEIVASYFAENRDSVVQCSESPQASLREKATKVLNILDGDHTAGLRNYSENDSHVKVGTAAVQMPDLLDTSGPDDFYGNEDFTQTQNDNLAHTVSATAPVTDLFGDSLITGLSTTEQKDEDDPFADVSFHTNEGKEQTDDLFSGLTIDNKDNTKDSSDIFTSTYNSRPELVDIFSSSSESYLHEPTVGKDMNDLMAGLSVNGSAPEMKQQGNTFPDLKTQQNQPISNDVLNGMFGSQMNVNPNASFPLGTMPYNMPPNMMFNPAFASQQMNYGVMGSFLAQQQLLATMSNFQQLGNFNALAGNANLGHLPGNSQEGGYSSPLPDIFNPALPAQNHSAILNNPKKEDTKAFDFISDHLSAARDPKRVV, from the exons atGGATACAAGCAGAAGAGCAGTTGAATCATACTGGAGATCTCGTATGATTGATGCAGCAACATCTGATGAAGATAAAGTGGCTCCTGTTTATAAATTAGAAGAAATTTGTGAACTACTTAGATCTTCACATGTTAGTATTGTTAAAGAAGTCTCTGATTTCATTTTAAAGAGACTTGATCATAAAAGTCCTATTGTTAAACAAAAG GCATTAAGGCTGATTAAGTATGGAGTGGGAAAATCTGGTGTGGAGTTCAGGAGGGAAATGCAGCGTCACTCAGTTGCAGTTCGCCAATTGCTTCATTACAAGGGTCAGCCGGATCCTCTAAAGGGTGATGCCCTTAATAAGTCTGTTCGTGAAACGGCCCAAGAGGCGATATCTGCAATATTTGCTGGTGAGGAAAGCAAGCCTGCACCATCTGAAGATCTCAATAGAAGGATTGAAGGATTTGGGAACACAAACTACGagatctcatcatcatcatcatcatcatcagatgatagaaaatcatttttcagTGAAGTGGTTGGTATTGGAAGTGCCTCTATTAAACAGGGACTTAGCCAGATTGCTGCGGCACATTCACTCAAGAAGAACGATAATGGTAGTTATAGGAGCCCTAATTTGCGGAGGTCATTGACAACTGAAAGGGACCATGATAGGTATAGAAGTGCCGAAAGTCAGAATGAATCACGGAGCTCTTTGAATCCTGCTATTTCTACGAATTCAGCTGCTGGGACTTGGGGTCAGGAAACAAGAGTAAATATGAGTGAAACAGCAAACGGAGTTTCAGGTTCTGGTTACTCAGGGAGTAAAACCCGTGAAGAAAGACTGTTAGAGACAATCGTTACATCTGGTGGTGTGCGTTTACAGCCTACCCGTGATGCTCTCCAGGTCTTCCTTGCAGAGGCCTTGAAGCTTGATGCAGTGGCCTTGAGTCATGCTCTTGAATCTAAGCTTCAATCACATTTGTGGCAG GTGCGCATGAAGGCTGTTTGTGTCCTTGAGTCAATTATAAGGAAAAAGGATGATGAGCACTTCGAAATAGTGGCATCTTACTTTGCTGAGAACAGAGATTCTGTGGTGCAATGCTCAGAGTCTCCCCAGGCTTCTTTAAGGGAAAAGGCGACAAAG GTCTTAAACATCTTGGATGGAGACCACACTGCCGGATTGAGGAATTACTCAGAAAACGACTCTCATGTAAAAGTAGGGACAGCTGCAGTTCAGATGCCCGACTTATTGGACACAAGTGGTCCAGACGACTTCTATGGAAATGAAGATTTCACGCAAACACAAAATGATAATCTTGCACACACAGTTTCAGCAACAGCCCCTGTAACCGACCTGTTTGGTGATAGCTTGATCACTGGCTTGAGCACAACTGAGCAGAAAGACGAGGATGATCCGTTTGCAGATGTCTCGTTCCACACGAACGAAGGAAAAGAGCAGACAGATGATCTGTTTTCAGGCTTGACAATTGATAATAAAGACAATACCAAGGACAGCAGCGACATATTCACGTCGACATATAACAGCAGGCCAGAACTAGTAGATATTTTTAGTTCCAGTTCTGAGTCATATCTGCATGAACCAACAGTTGGAAAAGATATGAACGATTTAATGGCCGGTTTGTCTGTTAATGGCAGTGCCCCGGAGATGAAGCAACAAGGAAATACCTTTCCAGATTTAAAGACTCAACAGAACCAACCAATCTCAAATGATGTGTTAAATGGCATGTTTGGTTCACAGATGAATGTGAACCCTAATGCCTCGTTTCCCTTGGGGACTATGCCGTACAATATGCCTCCAAACATGATGTTCAACCCTGCATTTGCTTCTCAGCAGATGAATTATGGTGTAATGGGGAGTTTTCTCGCCCAGCAACAGCTTTTAGCAACTATGTCCAACTTTCAACAACTTGGGAATTTTAATGCTCTAGCAGGAAACGCGAATTTAGGGCATCTCCCTGGGAATAGTCAGGAAGGTGGATACTCTTCCCCCCTACCTGATATTTTCAATCCAGCTTTACCTGCTCAAAATCACAGCGCTATCTTGAACAACCCGAAGAAAGAGGATACAAAAGCCTTTGATTTTATCTCG GATCATTTATCGGCTGCTCGTGATCCAAAAAGGGTTGTCTAA